The sequence ttcttgttttgctcgatctcagtgctgcatttgatactatcgaccatgatatcctattgcaaagactagagcacttagttggcatacagggaactgctttagtctggtttaggtcctatctatctgaacgctctcagtttatacgtgttaacgatgaatcttccacgcaaaccaaagttagccatggagtgccacagggctcagtgctcggacctattttgttcacattatatatgcttccgttaggcaatattataaggaatcattctgtaaactttcattgttatgcggatgatactcaactatatttatcaatcaagcctgatgaaattaattatctaaataaaattcaagactgccttaaggacttaaaaacgtggatgaccttaaactttttgatgttaaacacgaccaaaactgaagttattgtacttggcccgaagaatctacgaaacaaattatcgtTATtatcaaggaccgcctacttccatctacgtaacattgcaaaaatcaggcatatcttgcctcaaaacgatgcagagaaactagtccatgcatttgttacttctaggctggattattgtaactctttattatcaggcagtACCAacaagtcagtcaagtcgcttcagctgattcaaaatgctgcggctcgtgtactaaccagagtaaggcaaatgtcagccttatgaacggaggtaccgtgggacttgcccttcccatgtacgggagtccgctcaatggaaatgcgatgtcaagttccgatgtcaagttcctgtcagcggctagacatatgttaccagtgtttaccagtgttgccaggggcatgataacatcctccactggaggttgggtgttgctgctgtgaataaggccgactatgggtgccgatgggcggacggtaaagcaccgcaaagtagaccccctttaagtgtaaggcaaatgtcagccttatgaacggaggtaccgtgggacttgcccttcccatgtacgggagtccgctcaatggaaatgcgatgtcaagttccgatgtcaagttcctgtcagcggctagacatatgttaccagtgtttaccagtgttgccaggggcatgataacatcctccactggaggttgggtgttgctgctgtgaataaggccgactatgggtgctgatgggcggacggtaaagcaccgcaaagtataccccctttaagtgtagccaggggcacgagaaacatcctccatggaggttgggtgttgctgctgtgaataaggccgactatgggtgctgatgggcggacggtaaagcaccgcaaagtataccccctttaagtgtagccaggggcacgagaaacatcctccatggaggttgggtgctgctgctgtgaagaaggccgactatgggtgctgatgggtggacggtaaagcaccgcaaagtataccccctttaagtgtagccaggggcacgagcaaaatcctccatggaggttgggtgctgctgctgtgaggaaggccgactatgggtgctgatgggcggacggtaaagcaccgcaaagtagaccccctttaagtgtagccagggtcaccctgcatgcgtcgtcaaatgtgattgaaatggacagattcctgtacatttcaatcacttttaatgggagtcgtcagtatatggagcttaacccataattcccggacgttccaggccgaatttggaagctcatatgcggcctgccatgcgcctccacccgtggaaagcaaaaaaaagtaaagaaaacggtcaattatatgttaaaataatcaaaaatgaagtttttgaaaattcttgaaaaacggctaagtgccaacgggggagggggtcaagtcttcggcgcttcggaacgaagccccggagacttttgcactcccccgttgcaatttacaacggagaggggaaacgagagctcccctcctccgtccaaaatttttattcatcttttccaagctaccatctgcacgaaatcggaaacccggtttttgagagcacttagaaaaaaacgagctattttcacatgatggggaaatcatggaggaatgtatccgcctcatgagcactttggatcggatgaaattgttgcctggaggacccccaatcatggttctcacaaaactttaagttttcaaactggtgtctggaggaatgcaaggggagttgtcaggggactctacccgcctcaagaggcactattttgggatacattttatccattttcacccctttttatggttcttccaaaaagttaacttatactttttccgactctggagaaaggtagggggagttgtcaggggactctacctgccttttggaacactattttcggatacaatttatccattttcacccttttctctggttcttccaaaagttaacttatactttttccgactctggagaaaggtagggggagttgtcaggggactctacctgccttttggaacactattttcggatacaatttatccattttcacccttttctctggttcttccaaaagttgacttaactttttcccaccctggataaaggtatggggagttgtcaggggactctacctgccttttggaacactattttcggatacaatttatccattttcacccttttctctggttcttccaaaagttgacttaaacttgttcccaccctggagaaaggtatggggagttgtcaggggactctacctgccttttggaacactattttcggatacaatttatccattttcacccttttctctggttcttccaaaagttgacttaaacttgttcccaccctggagaaaggtatggggagttgtcaggggactctacctgccttttggaacactattttcggatacactttatccattttcacccttttctctggttcttccaaaagttgacttaaacttgttcccaccctggagaaaggtatggggagttgtcaggggactctacccgccttatggaacactattttggggtacttttttcccatttcaccccttttttctggttctctggttgtggcggcctcgccctggccgtccaccctctgggtacctgactcccctgcctcctccggggggcagttgagaagggttcaatgcctccccggaggatactgttatcccggcaacccgccagcagatgaaaagacccacccctccgcctctccacctcttctgagggacgagggaaccgcgcgggggtctgctggaggctactgccgggtgctccgtcctgcgcctcaccgggaccctgactccagcgcggtgtggcggcctcgccctggccgtccaccgtgcgccctctgggtcgtacccgaaactgtcgggtatcctttgggagaatcagactctggaggaacgtgaggggagattacagggatctctgcccgcctaacgagtgcctaaatgggacaccgcaccatgatgcaaatgaaaacaaacacagatttgaaaataagctgagtgcgtctttcgtgagtcttttcacgcttccttcttttttacccacgattctggtgacattttccggtaccgaaatgctcaagaatacaggtcggatggcggtccgttgtccgatctgcaatagctcctaccgtgccctgagcaagcacctacagaggaaccatggtgtgcgtaacttggatgaaagaaaaattctgctgttgttggccaacggacggaccaacattaggctccatccctgtaccattctgggatgcgagtaccacggcacaaggctggatcgccacttggccagagaccatgttgagctggcccgggaggaactacatgtggttcaaaatcaaatgaaaatgacagtggccaagaaggagctttatgaactccgaatgacaaaccccacaatagaaatgattaccgcttgggctgttgacacggtggcagacgacgatatactgtcacaacctccacccttgtccccggtgaatgaatgtgacaacccggactgcaaagaatggaggctggaggctaacgcagtgagggctcagcgggacatatatgctgctgaggtgaaatccctgcgctgcaagttgcagcagaggataaaggacaagcgacagaggatggatcagcgggccggggacatgcccgcgttcgatggggaggaacgagagcgggtcattctgaagaaacgaccccgaccagagtcgacaccaacgaggctgtccaagtcgaaaggtccctcctgcagcaagtctcccattcctgcctgcagcacgtctcccattcccgcctgcagcacgtctcccattcccgcctgcagcaagtcccccactggctctcacacccattcacccagctcctcagagcctgcatccatccataccgaggcctcgtcaacctcccctcccataaattccccctggttccggggcaggggccggggaaatataatgcgggacataacattcccacggatcatgggtaagtgttttggctatgtgacacatgcagtttctgtaacacatcatgtgttgtcattaaagtactgtttatatttcacagaggagtatctgcaaggataccgggagcattatgcaggtatcgacccaccagtgaggctccaggaaaacacagtctccaaactaagcagagtgaagtcgttcctcagtttcatggcacacggtttcaatcgcctgtctgactggctctttttgagggatctcaagaggatacgcgggtggtcccggagcctgatgaagtcaagccttcaggtcacgacctccgacttctacatcaagaatatatcacactttctcaagtacatggccgacacaccgtgcaaggggagcaggctcagccaaacggacatgattttaatcaaacgggaagtagttgccatcctgaagtccctgaagagaaaagtacttatccaccagatgcaagtgaagcgtgacaagatggaaggtctgccgagccacaacgacctaatgacatgcttgacttcgaccaccactcgcatccctcagctcctggatgtgatggccagcaatccgactaccgcgacccggacactgctctatgggtatatgactcttcattggagctgcatttatggccaccgtccgggggtctactccaacatgaccaacgccgaggtccgaaaggcggatacaactggcactgccttcggctacctggttcatgtgagtgctattaatcaatgtatttattctggcagttatatgcatgattgacattgtattgacactctctatctctgtcataacaggtaagtaaccacaagacggccaacgcgttcggggaggcgcagctgtacctcaccgtagaagaatttggatggatgaagaggtggctggaaattaagggtacgctgacctgcacccagagccgttactttctgtacacagaggggaagaacccgttcaggaagcttgcctactccctgaggttggcatgggctgactgtggggctccgcagtcccattaacttcaccgacctccgcacagtccacgccgataatgcgaagaggtttcaagacaaaggcaaccgccaaagagtgagtgatttcatgtgtcacaacactgcaactgcggacaaattttacgcgaataatccttctttgaaggaggctgcggacattcggttgctcttcacacagtcacttcaagcagcggcggcggcatcgacagcagcagcagcagcgggaaatgaagacacttttgcgggtattgacatcgacagtgacaactctggagaggagcacagcccggctccctaccaagactccctaccaagacatgtcccgaagagggaccagtcactggccgaacacaacccctcagacatgggtgaagagagggtgccatactctgccccaacttcacccactgttgccagtgatcaacttgtaaatatgcagtgtgttgttgtaatcagtccccttgtaaatacgttatatcctgtttgaatttatttattactgtcaatattactgtaaataaagtttgttaaaattactaagtgttctgtttttaatcccactatgggttttcttcttttaagatccccaggggcacgatattctggttctggtggtagcatgtaggtgtttagtccgagtgaggagtgctcaagtgtgggatgatttgtaaggtagaagagggtaaaaaaagttaaagtgtgaacctccagcagggcaggtggtgctgtgaagaaggccgactatgggtgccgatgggcggacggcaaagcaccgcaaagtagaccccctttaagtgtagccaggggcacgagcaaaatcctccatggaggttgggtgctgctgctgtgaagaaggccgactatgggtgccgatgggcggacggcaaagcaccgcaaagtagaccccctttaagtgtagccaggggcacgagcaaaatcctccatggaggttgggtgctgctgctgtgaagaaggccgactatgggtgccgatgggcggacggcaaagcaccgcaaagtagaccccctttaagtgtagccaggggcacgagcaaaatcctccatggaggttgggtgctgctgctgtgaagaaggccgactatgggtgctgatgggcggacggtaaagcaccgcaaagtagaccccctttaagtgtagccaggggcacgagcaaaatcctccatggaggttgggtgctgctgctgtgaggaaggccgactatgggtgctgatgggcggacggtaaagcaccgcaaagtagaccccctttaagtgtagccaggggcacgagcaacatcctccatggaggttgggtgctgctgctgtgaggaaggccgactatgggtgctgatgggcggacggtaaagcaccgcaaagtagaccccctttaagtgtagccaggggcacgagcaaaatcctccatggaggttgggtgctgctgctgtgaggaaggccgactatgggtgctgatgggcggacggtaaagcaccgcaaagtagaccccctttaagtgtagccaggggcacgagcaaaatcctccatggaggttgggtgctgctgctgtgaggaaggccgactatgggtgctgatgggcggacggtaaagcaccgcaaagtagaccccctttaagtgtagccaggggcacgagcaacatcctccatggaggttgggtgctgctgctgtgaggaaggcagactatgggtgctgatgggcggacggtaaagcaccgcaaagtagaccccctttaagtgtagccaggggcacgagcaaaatcctccatggaggttgggtgctgctgctgtgaggaaggccgactatgggtgctgatgggcggacggtaaagcaccgcaaagtagaccccctttaagtgtagccaggggcacgagcaaaatcctccatggaggttgggtgctgctgctgtgaggaaggccgactatgggtgctgatgggcggacggNNNNNNNNNNNNNNNNNNNNNNNNNNNNNNNNNNNNNNNNNNNNNNNNNNNNNNNNNNNNNNNNNNNNNNNNNNNNNNNNNNNNNNNNNNNNNNNNNNNNNNNNNNNNNNNNNNNNNNNNNNNNNNNNNNNNNNNNNNNNNNNNNNNNNNNNNNNNNNNNNNNNNNNNNNNNNNNNNNNNNNNNNNNNNNNNNNNNNNNNNNNNNNNNNNNNNNNNNNNNNNNNNNNNNNNNNNNNNNNNNNNNNNNNNNNNNNNNNNNNNNNNNNNNNNNNNNNNNNNNNNNNNNNNNNNNNNNNNNNNNNNNNNNNNNNNNNNNNNNNNNNNNNNNNNNNNNNNNNNNNNNNNNNNNNNNNNNNNNNNNNNNNNNNNNNNNNNNNNNNNNNNNNNNNNNNNNNNNNNNNNNNNNNNNNNNNNNNNNNNNNNNNNNNNNNNNNNNNNNNNNNNNNNNNNNNNNNNNNNNNNNNNNNNNNNNNNNNNNNNNNNNNNNNNNNNNNNNNNNNcaacgccgaggtccgaaaggcggatacaactggcactgccttcggctacctggttcatgtgagtgctattaatcaatgtatttattctggcagttatatgcatgattgacattgtattgacactctctatctctgtcataacaggtaagtaaccacaagacggccaacgcgttcggggaggcgcagctgtacctca is a genomic window of Pseudochaenichthys georgianus chromosome 4, fPseGeo1.2, whole genome shotgun sequence containing:
- the LOC139433776 gene encoding uncharacterized protein, coding for MAVRCPICNSSYRALSKHLQRNHGVRNLDERKILLLLANGRTNIRLHPCTILGCEYHGTRLDRHLARDHVELAREELHVVQNQMKMTVAKKELYELRMTNPTIEMITAWAVDTVADDDILSQPPPLSPVNECDNPDCKEWRLEANAVRAQRDIYAAEVKSLRCKLQQRIKDKRQRMDQRAGDMPAFDGEERERVILKKRPRPESTPTRLSKSKGPSCSKSPIPACSTSPIPACSTSPIPACSKSPTGSHTHSPSSSEPASIHTEASSTSPPINSPWFRGRGRGNIMRDITFPRIMEEYLQGYREHYAGIDPPVRLQENTVSKLSRVKSFLSFMAHGFNRLSDWLFLRDLKRIRGWSRSLMKSSLQVTTSDFYIKNISHFLKYMADTPCKGSRLSQTDMILIKREVVAILKSLKRKVLIHQMQVKRDKMEGLPSHNDLMTCLTSTTTRIPQLLDVMASNPTTATRTLLYGYMTLHWSCIYGHRPGVYSNMTNAEVRKADTTGTAFGYLVHVSNHKTANAFGEAQLYLTVEEFGWMKRWLEIKGTLTCTQSRYFLYTEGKNPFRKLAYSLRLAWADCGAPQSH